From the Maioricimonas rarisocia genome, one window contains:
- a CDS encoding GNAT family N-acetyltransferase, translating to MTSNIECHLLIDGRQWSPTVAGWLHREWYAARGTLLPEMQRQLEQRSNRRSLPLAAVALRDGTAIGTASLVSYECPAVHPEPRCFLADVYVLPPCRGQGVATTLCRWMIETARQLGLPELFVMTARPPLLYKRLGWRVVQENLAGPRARNVTMMVLPLSTEGEAGQEANTAVRTQ from the coding sequence ATGACTTCGAACATTGAATGCCATCTGCTGATCGACGGAAGACAGTGGTCTCCGACCGTGGCCGGCTGGCTGCATCGCGAGTGGTATGCCGCGCGCGGGACGTTGCTGCCGGAGATGCAGCGACAGCTCGAGCAGCGATCGAACCGCCGCTCTCTGCCGCTTGCAGCGGTGGCCTTGCGCGACGGAACGGCAATCGGGACGGCGAGCCTGGTCAGCTACGAGTGTCCGGCCGTGCATCCGGAGCCACGGTGCTTTCTCGCCGATGTGTACGTTCTCCCGCCGTGTCGCGGGCAGGGGGTGGCGACCACATTGTGTCGCTGGATGATCGAAACCGCGCGGCAACTCGGTCTACCGGAACTGTTCGTAATGACGGCACGTCCCCCGTTGCTGTATAAACGTCTGGGGTGGCGGGTCGTCCAAGAGAATCTGGCGGGGCCCCGAGCCCGAAATGTCACGATGATGGTGCTTCCGCTCTCTACCGAGGGCGAAGCGGGGCAGGAAGCGAACACAGCGGTCCGGACGCAGTAA